In Arctopsyche grandis isolate Sample6627 chromosome 13, ASM5162203v2, whole genome shotgun sequence, one DNA window encodes the following:
- the gry gene encoding trafficking protein particle complex subunit 11 gry yields MATQPVDGTELPGDLVAKPLALIGITGLDTVNNAIHKSIWDAFGNNRRPDRAPVHFKLLSNAHEFPIIKPKRNSYEWYIPKGILKKNWLNKHLNLIPAVIVVFYDMDWNDIQWNEKIIECASRVQSMRAVTEGHSPRLVVVVIQNTAPLSPSEDVVGAERAQALCAACEIQSKALFVLPHGDHLMGYAIRLENAFYDLAQQYYHHEIRNIKMHRDHLNKTTHQYLFVRHQFKMGFIYELKQDVNTAQKHYLHAYNNLLEVRVVDTNALEVKTVAGYINYKLCRLLFNLNQPRDAIAQLRGHIERYCNKVGIRELAFEHHAWMARQYSTFGELFDEAIRGGLPAIQTQHPGFYYQQAAQCATQRRQACQILCNDNLTYPQPDPLQGMVEFYGQHIWRPGKLITDPSDPQKEKEAIRAMQFTELHNINHSMIIISLLGSAIAQFKTYRCPRMRRHLLVQMAQEYFTCADYGKALTLLMHMLWDYRKEKWWYLVSSILNKALACAYLTANIQDYITLSIEALGKNITVEGNKKRIYDNLLMLLNGDIPQPEPNIPEISIQNAIEQWKSLSNKEPLPITIDMSMLTSCIEAKARFTENKYQVDNSVTIELFIRVLAPEPLQLDRVSVCVNNPHYSCEFAVCEKESSPTLLFEDGEVRKFLCQFVPDPQDVGRNLQIASISLQLGKSSGRHAILQFNGAGGVVSGIHPEIFHYRTVEKEIPNFDSIQPLAIAQIIPRESKMSVVIEQADPALLGEWFPIIINLTNDELTDAHHIQLSLNLISNIDAQTSDSTSTELCFEIGDTPGQLPLLLSVGTLKCQSKFKKIFYLRSSKVISTTVLMKITYDITTSTESKNTLNIIMEDKSAENDENVIDKKKMACFKEHSIKVTVVKPFDITAKYVTMRFEEIDKCFFNDPFIAMPQAKVLSPWPITILDSYLEVSENFEKADKDVPSCLKNLTVEENVITSEAICIKSVTYPESQPVNLGTYTLHWKRQSNDLSTVSKTTMAVVAPHISQSWLRIEIIFPSHGCIRRSMPFKLRFYSTATCPHTLSLRVEASDGFMFAGHKQCTISILPDSSREFLFNFYPLISGAVSPPRFHLSPVETVTTPSTPEQIFKETSSEYLQELIDRSIPSQIYIMPQEQMDPSFDKKFSPLKVNT; encoded by the exons ATGGCAACTCAACCAGTGGATGGCACTGAATTACCTGGAGATTTGGTGGCGAAGCCTCTCGCACTTATCGGAATAACCGGTCTGGATACCGTCAATAATGCCATCCACAAGTCTATTTGGGATGCTTTTGGCAACAATCGCCGACCAGACAGAGCTCCTGTTCACTTCAAGTTGCTTTCCAATGCACACGAATTTCCCATCATCAAGCCGAAAAGAAATTCATATGAGTGGTACATACCTAAAGGCATCCTGAAGAAAAATTGGCTGAACAAACATTTGAATCTGATTCCCGCAGTGATCGTTGTGTTTTATGATATGGATTGGAACGACATTCAAtggaatgaaaaaataattgaatgtgCTTCCAGAGTACAATCAATGAG AGCTGTTACTGAAGGTCACTCGCCCAGATTAGTGGTAGTTGTTATTCAAAACACTGCTCCACTATCACCATCAGAAGATGTAGTCGGAGCAGAAAGAGCACAAGCATTATGTGCAGCCTGTGAAATCCAATCGAAGGCACTCTTCGTTTTACCTCATGGAGATCATTTAATGG gCTATGCAATAAGATTAGAAAACGCATTCTATGATCTGGCACAACAATACTATCATCACGAAATACGCAATATAAAAATGCACCGTGATCATCTGAATAAAACCACTcatcaatatttatttgtaaggCATCAATTCAAAATGGGATTCATTTACGAATTAAAACAAGATGTTAACACGGCCCAAAA ACACTATCTTCATGCATATAACAATTTACTAGAAGTACGAGTGGTCGACACTAATGCATTAGAAGTGAAAACAGTTGCTGGCTACATTAATTACAAACTGTGCCGATTGCTTTTTAACTTGAACCAACCACGAGATGCCATAGCCCAGCTTCGGGGACATATTGAGCGTTATTGCAATAAAGTAGGAATACGAGAACTAGCATTCGAACACCACGCTTGGATGGCTAGACA atacaGCACGTTTGGCGAGTTGTTTGATGAAGCGATCAGAGGCGGTCTTCCTGCTATACAAACTCAACATCCGGGATTTTACTATCAACAAGCAGCTCAATGTGCAACGCAAAGGCGTCAAGCTTGCCAAATTTTGTGTAATGACAATCTTACATATCCTCAACCGGATCCTTTACAGG GTATGGTCGAGTTCTATGGCCAACACATTTGGAGacctggaaaattaattacagatCCATCTGACCCGCAAAAAGAGAAAGAAGCAATTAGGGCAATGCAGTTTACAGAATTGCATAACATCAACCATTCT ATGATCATTATAAGTCTGCTCGGAAGTGCTATTGCCCAATTTAAAACGTACCGTTGTCCAAGAATGAGAAGGCATCTGCTTGTACAAATGGCTCAAGAATATTTCACTTGCGCTGACTATGGAAAAGCTTTAAC TCTTCTTATGCATATGCTTTGGGATTATCGAAAAGAAAAGTGGTGGTATTTAGTTTCCTCGATATTAAACAAGGCTTTAGCTTGCGCTTATCTGACAGCTAATATTCAAGATTATATAACATTATCAATAGAAGCGCTCGGCAAGAATATAACTGTAGAAGGAAACAAAAAAAGGATATATGATAACCTTTTAATGTTACTCAAT GGTGATATTCCTCAACCTGAACCAAACATTCCTGAAATTTCCATCCAAAACGCCATAGAACAGTGGAAGTCACTGTCAAATAAAGAACCTTTACCTATTACCATTGATATGTCAATGCTCACGTCTTGTATTGAAGCGAAAGCTCGTTTTAccgaaaataaatatcaagtaGATAATAGTGTGACGATTGAATTGTTTATAAG AGTCCTCGCTCCGGAACCACTCCAGCTAGACAGAGTGAGCGTGTGCGTAAATAATCCTCATTACAGCTGCGAATTCGCTGTGTGTGAAAAAGAATCATCTCCCACACTACTTTTCGAAGACGGAGAAGTTAGAAAATTCCTTTGTCAATTTGTGCCTGATCCTCAAGATGTTGGCAGAAACCTGCAA ATAGCGTCAATATCTTTGCAATTGGGAAAGTCAAGCGGAAGACATGCTATATTGCAATTCAACGGAGCTGGAGGTGTGGTATCTGGCATACATCCTGAAATATTTCACTATAGGACGGTCGAGAAAGAAATTCCCAATTTTGATAGCATCCAACCTTTGGCGATCGCCCAAATAATCCCAAG agAGTCGAAAATGAGTGTTGTCATAGAGCAAGCCGATCCCGCTTTACTTGGAGAATGGTTTCCCATAATAATAAATCTTACCAATGACGAATTGACTGACGCACATCATATACAATTATCACTGAATTTAATCAGCAATATAGATGCACAAACTTCTGATTCAACATCCA ctgAATTATGTTTCGAAATTGGCGACACACCTGGTCAATTACCTTTATTGTTGTCTGTTGGCACGCTAAAATGCCaatctaaatttaaaaagattttCTATCTACGATCGAGTAAAGTCATATCGACTACAGTGTTAATGAAAATTACATACGACATAACTACAAGTActgaaagtaaaaatacattgaacataATCATGGAAGACAAATCTGCAGAAAATGATGAGAATGTAATCGATAAAAAGAAAATGGCTTGTTTTAAAGAGCATTCCATAAAAGTGACGGTCGTCAAACCTTTCGACATCACTGCCAAATACGTCACTATGCGATTTGAAGAAATAGACAAGTGCTTTTTCAACGATCCATTCATTGCAATGCCTCAAGCGAAAGTACTCAGTCCATGGCCTATCACTATTTTAGACTCTTACCTTGAAGTG TCGGAAAACTTTGAAAAGGCAGACAAAGACGTACCGAGCTGTCTCAAAAATCTTACTGTAGAAGAAAACGTCATAACAAGCGAAGCGATTTGCATCAAATCCGTCACTTACCCAGAAAGTCAACCTGTCAATCTCGGAACATATACACTACATTGGAAAAG ACAATCCAATGATTTATCAACGGTTTCTAAAACTACGATGGCGGTCGTGGCGCCACACATATCTCAAAGTTGGCTTCGAATCGAGATAATATTTCCTTCTCATGGATGCATTAGACGTTCAATGCCATTCAAATTACGTTTTTATAGTACGGCTACATGTCCGCACACTTTGTCGCTGAGAGTGGAAGCGAGCGATGGTTTTATGTTTGCCGGTCACAAACAG TGTACAATAAGCATCCTGCCGGACAGCAGTCGTGagtttctatttaatttttatccgTTGATCAGTGGAGCTGTGAGTCCTCCACGTTTTCACTTATCACCTGTTGAAACTGTTACGACTCCATCAACTCCGGAACAAATCTTTAAAGAAACGTCGTCTGAATATTTGCAAGAACTTATCGACCGAAGCATACCtagtcaaatttatataatg ccACAAGAACAAATGGACCCATCTTTCGATAAAAAATTCAGCCCTTTAAAAGTTAATACTTAA
- the LOC143921741 gene encoding carboxypeptidase D-like, whose product MWCFDLKNALSTLIILVMLNQCANCSKNHIEKSELDFSYHRYDSMTAYLKRFEERFPDLATLYAIGNSSSRNPNQRKKIWVMKISTSKSNETLIGNIKLIANIHGNEAVGKEVLLHFIEYIGLNYDTDEKLKHILKHNNIHILPSMNPDGFEISTVECSSDYGRDNARGTDLNRSFPDYFQYNGVPPQSETKAIINWMNENYFILSASLHGGALVANYPFENVKERVSFPTTQESLTEDDKVFRYLASAYSNAHPRMHKGNNCGNHTFTGGITNGAAWYILVGGMQDYNYAFHGCMEITLEISCCKYPPSKKLEKLWEENKNALVEYCLQASLGVKGIVIDDQTNIPIVNASLIVHGVNMTFYTKKKGEFFRILLPGKYRLTIDADNYTRTTQSFEVFPTVKYPQMTVLKIVLKQGEDQDDIPLETTTAIVESEEATERDTTPFEKNDVIITTRATEDAKPLYLSSSKAITTNLSQWVVSGLIIFKSLYLLTL is encoded by the exons ATGTGGtgtttcgatttaaaaaatgcCCTTAGTACACTTATCATTTTGGTGATGCTCAACCAGTGTGCAAACTGTTCGAAAAACCACATAGAAAAATCCGAATTGGATTTTTCTTATCATCGTTATGATTCTATGACAGCATATCTCAAAAGATTTGAGGAGCGCTTTCCCGATTTGGCCACATTATATGCCATTGGGAATTCTTCATCCAGAAATCCAAATCAAA gaaaaaaaatatgggtcatgaaaatttcaacatcaaaatcaaatgaaacGCTCATTGGAAACATAAAGCTAATAGCAAACATTCATGGAAATGAAGCTGTTGGAAAAGAAGTACTTTTACATTTTATAGAG TATATAGGATTGAACTACGACACGgatgaaaaattgaaacatatactaaaacataataatattcatatattaccATCTATGAATCCTGACGGATTTGAAATATCAACTGTGGAATGTTCTTCTGATTATGGGAGAGACAATGCAAGAGGAACAGATTTGAATAg AAGTTTTCCTGACTACTTTCAATATAATGGAGTGCCACCCCAAAGTGAAACGAAAGCAATAATAAATTGGATGAATGAAAACTATTTCATATTATCAGCCAGTCTTCACGGCGGTGCACTGGTTGCTAACTATCCATTTGAAAATGTAAAAGAGAGAG tTTCATTCCCCACAACGCAAGAGTCGTTAACTGAAGATGATAAAGTATTTCGTTATTTGGCGTCAGCTTATTCAAACGCACACCCAAGGATGCATAAAGGCAACAATTGCGGAAATCATACATTTACAGGAGGCATTACCAATGGGGCGGCATGGTATATCTTGGTGGGTGGAATGCAAGATTACAATTATGCATTTCACGGATGCATGGAGATAACTCTAGAGATATCCTGTTGTAAATATCCACCCagtaaaaaattggaaaaattgtgggaagaaaataaaaat GCGTTGGTTGAATATTGTTTACAAGCCAGTTTAGGAGTCAAAGGCATAGTTATTGACGACCAGACAAATATCCCGATAGTAAATGCCAGTCTTATTGTGCATGGTGTAAATATGACTTTTTACACGAAGAAGAAAGGGGAATTCTTCCGCATATTATTACCTGGAAAATACAGACTAACG ATTGACGCAGACAATTACACGAGAACTACACAAAGCTTTGAGGTGTTTCCAACAGTAAAATATCCTCAAATGACAGTGTTGAAAATAGTCCTAAAGCAAGGAGAAGATCAAGATGATATTCCTCTTGAAACAACAACTGCAATAGTGGAATCGGAAGAAGCTACTGAACGTGATACGACTCCATTTGAAAAGAATGATGTGATAATTACTACAAGGGCTACTGAAGACGCAAAACCTTTATATTTGAGCTCTAGCAAGGCTATCACTACTAACTTAAGCCAATGGGTAGTTTCaggtttaattattttcaaaagcctttatttattaaccctttga
- the LOC143921742 gene encoding uncharacterized protein LOC143921742 — MWSAKNESRIRPLNATMNNTCIENHSPTFLVPQVPTFQVKRLTDLDNDLRMMSNKKQRQNSYRNMSSTTNKYSSRKSLSQNMSTSKKLTAQKRTDHSIVKRSIDFNNALKSELQQYTKNNKVQKTPIKPLTNDSFRNSTNNLPRYSTDRFTITQNTPLTTDAKRKTLINSILKKSPKSTKKITSSVSLDFSSPKQDNVSVVYNSPDKENVTIAHPFFGLSSPTMELQNVLNSETILKNSSNTSEIKDLLDKNSNTIKNMIDIMSTLLENNNKLAKLIGENQSISENDINSTIKERHASKTDINSTTRMPSASTSKPNFRKYALFNGHDKNTQPKVKIESPKIKRSMKIYKEMKSNMKFLKTPSKDGTQKVFINETPNTKSMSTLSENVQQQLRLLYDSPDN; from the exons ATGTGGTCTGCAAAGAACGAATCTCGTATTAGGCCTCTCAACGCAACGATGAATAATACCTGCATCGAGAATCACTCACCTACATTTTTGGTTCCACAAGTTCCCACATTTCAAGTTAAACGTCTGACGGATTTGGACAATGATTTACGCATGATGTCGAATAAGAAACAACGTC aaaatagtTACAGAAACATGTCTTCTACTACTAATAAATATTCTTCGAGAAAATCGCTGTCCCAAAATATGTCAACATCTAAGAAATTAACCGCACAAAAAAGAACAGACCATAGCATTGTTAAACGATCAATAGATTTCAACAATGCATTAAAG agtGAACTTCAGCAGTATACCAAAAACAATAAAGTACAAAAAACTCCAATCAAGCCCTTAACGAACG ATTCCTTCAGGAATTCGACAAATAATTTACCTCGATATTCAACAGACCGTTTCACCATTACTCAAAATACACCATTAACGACAGACGCCAAAAGAAAAACACTAATCAAttccattttaaaaaaatcgccAAAATCTACAAAAAAGATTACCTCATCAGTGTCATTAGATTTTTCAAGTCCAAAACAAGATAATGTCAGCGTAGTTTACAATTCACCTGATAAAGAAAATGTTACAATTGCACATCCATTTTTTGGCTTATCTTCACCGACTATGGAGctacaaaatgtattaaatagtGAAACAATACTTAAAAATTCTTCCAATACTTCTGAGATAAAAGATTTGTTAGATAAGAATTCAAATACTATCAAGAATATGATTGATATAATGTCTACTCTTCTTGAAAATAACAACAAATTGGCTAAACTGATTGGCGAAAATCAAAGTATTTCAGAAAATGACATCAATTCAACCATTAAAGAACGACATGCCTCTAAAACTGATATTAATTCTACCACAAGGATGCCTTCAGCTTCAACCTCGAAACCTAATTTTAGAAAGTATGCACTTTTTAACGGTCACGATAAGAACACCCAACCAAAGGTTAAAATTGAATCCCCAAAGATAAAAAGAtctatgaaaatttacaaagaGATGAAGTCAAATATGAAGTTTCTGAAAACGCCCAGTAAAGATGGAACACAAAAAGTCTTCATTAATGAAACACCCAATACTAAAAGCATGTCTACTTTGTCAGAAAACGTCCAACAACAACTTCGATTATTGTATGATTCACCAGATAACTGA
- the Ran gene encoding RAN, member RAS oncogene family, producing MGDQDMPSFKCVLVGDGGTGKTTFVKRHLTGEFEKRYVATLGVEVHPLVFHTNRGPVRFNVWDTAGQEKFGGLRDGYYIQGNCAILMFDVTSRVTYKNVPNWHRDLVRVCENIPIVLCGNKVDIKDRKVKAKAIVFHRKKNLQYYDISAKSNYNFEKPFLWLARKLIGDPNLEFVATPALVPPEVRMDPQWKLQLEKDLKEAQETTLPEEDEDL from the exons ATGGGCGACCAGGACATGCCGTCGTTCAAGTGCGTGCTGGTGGGAGACGGGGGCACCGGCAAGACCACGTTCGTGAAGCGGCACCTGACGGGCGAGTTCGAGAAGCGATACGTGGCCACGCTGGGGGTGGAGGTGCACCCGCTGGTGTTCCACACGAACCGAGGGCCGGTGCGCTTCAACGTGTGGGACACCGCGGGCCAGGAGAAGTTCGGCGGCCTGCGCGACGGCTACTACATCCAGGGCAACTGCGCCATCCTCATGTTCGACGTCACGTCCCGCGTCACCTACAAGAACGTGCCCAACTGGCATCGCGACCTCGTCCGCGTCTGCGAGAACATCCCCATCGTGCTCTGCGGCAACAAGGTCGACATCAAGGACCGCAAGGTCAAAGCCAAGGCCATCGTCTTCCATCGCAAGAAGAACCTGCAG taCTACGACATCTCGGCCAAATCGAATTACAATTTCGAAAAACCTTTCTTATGGTTAGCACGTAAGTTGATCGGGGATCCTAATTTAGAATTCGTTGCCACACCCGCCCTCGTCCCCCCAGAAGTACGAATGGATCCTCAATGGAAGTTGCAGTTGGAAAAGGATCTCAAAGAGGCCCAAGAAACCACATTGCCAGAGGAGGATGAAGATCTATAG
- the Pex5 gene encoding peroxisomal biogenesis factor 5 — MSFQQLVGGECGGNNSLVQFSNILARDNSMNAQPSSSQADQFVNQYISQNLPAPPQTFQMNMLLQSLKELQDDRGQIGNAAQGNQWMREFSEATKQQQQQSAMGPAAWNMAAPPPMYQMQHMMMPNHANMNSNYMGNRPVVPLQYLDENVDTSNLMMENHTSVLPNELQEKARGLVDAVVDQNMEYNQFVSFMKKIGDGEMTLNVPEDTMAQSNAESSGILNPELEKFIESNKDEWSKLNSGTGHPWLSSVNLNSNPYPAYVFAQENNMLENLNALEIGKEKLKLGDVPGAVLCFEASVKQNATLVEAWLLLGTTQAENEQDPQAIPALIKCIELDPTCLSAYMALGVSYTNENYPHLAYKAFNDWLKANRQYSDLVPVDVDISSMNNFQLQDHIQSLYIRAAQMNPTKVDADIQCALGVLFNISQEYDKAVDCFRAALMVRADDSRLWNKLGATLANGERSEEAVDAYFHALNLEPGFIRARYNIGITCMNLSAYKEAAEHFLTALNQQAKAQGMTPNVSQEHVSSSTIWSTFRMVCAFMGKHELTALIDSRDLNQLNKYFEIE; from the coding sequence ATGTCTTTTCAACAATTGGTCGGAGGCGAGTGTGGAGGTAATAATAGTTTGGTTCAATTCTCGAATATACTAGCAAGAGACAACTCGATGAATGCGCAGCCTTCGTCTTCACAAGCCGATCAATTCGTCAACCAATACATATCCCAAAATTTACCAGCCCCACCTCAAACCTTCCAAATGAACATGTTGCTGCAGAGTCTGAAGGAATTGCAAGATGACCGGGGACAGATCGGAAATGCCGCTCAAGGTAATCAGTGGATGAGAGAATTTTCCGAAGCTACAAAACAGCAACAGCAGCAATCCGCGATGGGTCCGGCAGCGTGGAACATGGCAGCTCCGCCTCCAATGTACCAAATGCAACATATGATGATGCCAAATCATGCCAATATGAATTCAAACTATATGGGTAATAGGCCTGTTGTACCGTTACAATACTTAGACGAAAACGTCGATACATCAAACCTTATGATGGAGAATCATACATCAGTTCTACCGAATGAACTTCAAGAGAAAGCGAGAGGTTTAGTAGACGCCGTCGTCGATCAAAATATGGAATACAATCAGTTTGTGTCGTTTATGAAGAAAATTGGCGACGGAGAGATGACTTTAAACGTACCAGAGGATACTATGGCGCAGTCGAATGCGGAAAGCAGCGGAATTTTAAATCCAGAATTAGAAAAATTCATTGAAAGTAACAAAGATGAATGGTCTAAATTGAATAGTGGTACAGGACATCCTTGGTTATCTTCAGTCAACTTGAATTCAAATCCGTATCCTGCATACGTCTTCGCACAAGAAAATAACATGTTGGAGAATTTGAACGCTTTAGAAATAGGAAAAGAAAAACTGAAATTGGGAGATGTACCAGGTGCCGTACTTTGCTTCGAAGCGTCTGTAAAACAGAATGCAACCCTCGTCGAAGCTTGGCTTCTATTAGGTACCACTCAAGCAGAAAATGAACAAGATCCACAAGCCATACCGGCGCTGATCAAATGTATAGAATTAGACCCCACTTGTTTATCAGCATATATGGCATTAGGAGTATCATACACAAATGAAAATTATCCACATCTGGCATACAAAGCATTCAACGACTGGCTGAAAGCAAATAGGCAGTATTCCGACTTGGTACCGGTTGATGTTGATATATCGAGcatgaataattttcaattacagGACCACATTCAATCACTATACATACGAGCCGCACAGATGAATCCCACAAAGGTGGATGCGGATATTCAGTGTGCACTCGGAGTACTTTTCAACATCTCCCAAGAATATGACAAGGCTGTGGATTGTTTCAGAGCTGCATTGATGGTTCGGGCCGATGATTCGCGGCTGTGGAACAAGCTCGGTGCGACTTTGGCGAATGGAGAACGCTCCGAGGAAGCTGTCGATGCGTATTTCCATGCGTTGAACCTGGAGCCGGGATTTATCAGGGCTCGGTACAACATTGGAATAACGTGTATGAATTTAAGCGCGTACAAGGAGGCAGCTGAACACTTTTTGACTGCGCTAAACCAACAGGCCAAAGCGCAAGGTATGACTCCGAACGTTTCTCAAGAACATGTGAGCTCATCTACGATATGGTCGACTTTCAGAATGGTGTGCGCTTTCATGGGTAAACACGAATTGACTGCGTTGATAGATAGCCGAGATTTAAATCAACTCAATAAATACTTTGAAATAGAGTAA
- the LOC143920892 gene encoding elongation factor Tu-like, with product MTTFFSVKNAFTPAFRLVAKQTPLIGSYQICNSSCKTLTSNILFSRNYAEKKIFERNKPHCNVGTIGHVDHGKTTLTAAITKVLSDLDLAQEKGYAEIDNAPEERARGITINVAHVEYQTENRHYGHTDCPGHADYIKNMITGTAQMDGAILVVAATDGAMPQTKEHLILAKQIGIKHIIIFINKVDAADSEMIELVEMEIRELLTEMGYDGDNIPIVKGSALCALEGKKPEIGSEAVMKLLEQIDKHIPDPVRDLDKPFLLPIESVYSIPGRGTVVTGRLERGVIKKGYEAEFVGYSKTFKATITGIEMFHKILEEAQAGDQLGALIRGVKRDDIKRGMVLAKPGSVTAQDNIEAQVYILNKDEGGREKPFTTFFQLQMFSKTWDCPAQVLLTNKEMVMPGEDATITLKLFKPMVMEQGQRFTLRCGATTLGTGVVTKVLPRLNDNDRLNLTEGKKAREKALKRAASAGAAVEK from the exons ATGACGACCTTCTTCTCAGTCAAGAACGCCTTCACACCAG CATTCAGACTAGTGGCGAAACAAACGCCGCTTATTGGATCGTATCAAATATGTAACTCGTCATGCAAGACGCTCACCtcgaatatattattttcaagaaACTACGCTGAGAAGAAAATATTCGAACGTAACAAGCCTCATTGTAATGTCGGCACTATAGGACATGTTGATCACGGAAAGACCACTCTAACAGCAGCTATTACCAAAG TACTTTCGGACTTGGATCTCGCACAAGAAAAAGGCTATGCCGAAATTGACAACGCACCCGAAGAGAGAGCCAGAGGAATCACCATCAATGTAGCACACGTTGAATACCAAACCGAAAATAGACATTATGGTCACACTGACTGCCCTGGCCATGCcgattatattaaa AACATGATTACAGGAACAGCCCAAATGGATGGTGCAATTTTGGTAGTGGCAGCCACTGACGGTGCTATGCCTCAAACCAAAGAACATTTAATCTTAGCGAAACAAATTGGAATAAaacacataattatatttattaataaagtaGATGCAGCTGATTCAGAAATGATTGAATTAGTCGAAATGGAAATTAGGGAATTATTGACAGAAATGGGATATGACGGTGATAATATTCCAATCGTTAAAG GATCTGCACTATGTGCTCTAGAAGGTAAAAAACCTGAAATTGGCTCAGAGGCAGTTATGAAATTACTCGAACAAATAGACAAACATATTCCAGATCCAGTCAGAGATTTGGATAAACCTTTCTTGTTACCAATTGAAAGTGTGTATTCTATTCCTGGTCGAGGAACCGTAGTCACCGGCAGATTAGAAAGAG GTGTCATAAAGAAAGGTTACGAAGCAGAATTTGTTGGGTACTCCAAAACTTTCAAGGCCACTATAACTGGTATTGAAATGTTCCACAAGATTTTGGAAGAAGCGCAAGCTGGTGACCAACTTGGAGCACTGATTCGCGGCGTCAAAAGGGACGACATCAAAAGAGGCATGGTTTTGGCCAAACCTGGTTCCGTAACCGCCCAAGATAACATAGAAGCACAAGTTTACATCCTGAACAAAGATGAAGGAGGTCGCGAGAAACCTTTCACGACGTTTTTCCAATTGCAAATGTTTTCGAAAACTTGGGATTGCCCAGCTCAGGTCCTACTAACCAATAAAGAGATGGTCATGCCTGGTGAAGACGCAac aatAACTTTAAAACTTTTCAAACCAATGGTTATGGAACAAGGACAACGTTTTACGTTGAGGTGTGGCGCTACAACTCTGGGCACGGGTGTGGTCACCAAAGTTTTACCAAGGCTCAACGACAACGACAGACTTAACTTAACAGAAGGAAAGAAGGCACGAGAAAAGGCATTGAAGAGAGCAGCCTCGGCTGGTGCAGctgttgaaaaataa